A genomic region of Elaeis guineensis isolate ETL-2024a chromosome 9, EG11, whole genome shotgun sequence contains the following coding sequences:
- the LOC105051317 gene encoding LOW QUALITY PROTEIN: uncharacterized protein (The sequence of the model RefSeq protein was modified relative to this genomic sequence to represent the inferred CDS: inserted 3 bases in 3 codons) yields the protein MEKGSPSLPAAAASSFPVFVDTSLDTHLAMVVSPDDTVADLKRKIRIEHALCFPNVGEITIQAMKVKRRSSFYHLSDSMLVRSAFDGIKGTWFLRIDAPPVSMMKGQAGTAENVMSENVEEAEKHDQLHAEPNVGHLLGCRNDKFQGVVDEKQSLLETSVDRLASHGNSSLPNARICQIDSVQGSSHDQIDTGDANVDASKVMNLREKVLSEPDHTPDVTDMHEEQVCKVSEEVGPQEWSKTSLVECQEEKGGGEEGCENPDVGASDGGASIVSTKKGKSSKRSNVPVNNLILDVDSKHLSREKKKHKKEKDFSFKESLLEAPAARNKFERPVHDKETSELENVPPGTNSQEKHLAFSVELSGKLPQGDSSFPENLTDDKRKKKKRKRSSKSHNEVESAVPSNNGDTSLSHCMEEPHTKIGPSDNSVDVSGDVVPVGEQAIKGNAEEVGVSNYESLTKEPDVAVHIEEATENVTEENHEDPLDHSHKEQGEEPNVLEGSASLTNPVEVGPEVRTNSFCSRKKSKNELPKNTASKFDPSYPSEHVNKKNPYEASGDNCRDLHEGSDAATILNKFGDPNKVANLDIEVPSGTNSRSSHHQRKKNTKKAELTNLQPNKNGIAHLSGDQVTEENYKEXIMDHHREPGKEDEGATILXEVVTLENSAVVNSGMLSNIGGRKSKRKSKRSAKSKFQNHEFIQQESANSLGKEPLEEKPKETLETNHKDLGEESKPMTGHGEPAVLGSPSKVDLVIHSNNNDKITRHRKKKLAKAEHFYNTSSNHDLSAGDQSTRENFEKAFRTTNAESGNTSNAVMFAQDAFHNISPGNISELDSTGWLNDSSNKRETAHHSAKTITEDNRKESLGNTDENSVQVNEKMDLSKSGSGNTNFDSFLPKVITHESVLSATELPLKETETGKLQKDKGKRKRKLNMHPQDSVADMVKPLSSNEQHMHKSKYQDADPGNHILTDSIAQLPKKEIETKTTHDEKPRERSSKSNMNFGDTSSILTPPQNSDDDSRPEKKLLEYKSDTSHQASLSXDEKSKHVHHPKEKTSASGSKFKSHDSVHSTDEVPLPGKMNAVIKGDVVGAPATQSDSADVSCKGTEADLAASSDSTEDTPHQTKRYRVAVRKVPSKRFGKVLNHSKEEKPSLATPCAIFDDATSESTDDKFVISNRGDHMKAISDNSSTSADSDGDLEETETTGIKPAAYGKKDRGIDDGGIVLSQSKASKKNVPLGTILRSSSSYKKAKLLASQSQAEDSESQPVDIVLETQPDYTTT from the exons ATGGAGAAAGGAAGCCCTTCTCTGCCAGCGGCGGCTGCTTCGTCCTTCCCGGTCTTCGTCGACACGAGCCTCGATACTCATCTCGCCATGGTCGTGTCCCCCGACGACACCGTCGCCGATCTCAAGA GGAAGATAAGGATAGAGCATGCTCTTTGCTTTCCAAATGTCGGAGAGATCACCATCCAGGCGATGAAG GTCAAGCGCAGATCATCCTTCTATCATTTGTCCGATTCAATGCTTGTTAGAAGTGCTTTTGATGGTATCAAAGGGACTTGGTTTCTTCGTATTGATGCTCCTCCTGTCTCTATGATGAAAGGTCAAGCAGGAACTGCAGAAAACGTCAtgagtgagaatgttgaggaagcAGAAAAGCATGATCAGCTTCATGCGGAGCCTAATGTTGGTCACTTGCTGGGTTGCAGAAATGATAAGTTTCAAGGTGTTGTGGATGAGAAGCAATCATTGCTTGAAACTTCTGTGGACAGATTAGCCAGTCATGGTAACTCATCATTGCCAAATGCTAGAATCTGTCAAATTGATAGTGTGCAAGGTTCTTCACATGATCAGATTGATACGGGCGATGCAAATGTGGATGCATCAAAGGTCATGAACTTAAGAGAGAAAGTATTGTCTGAACCTGATCATACTCCTGATGTAACAGACATGCATGAAGAACAGGTTTGTAAGGTCAGTGAAGAGGTTGGACCACAAGAATGGTCCAAAACTAGCCTGGTTGAGTGTCAAGAGGAGAAGGGTGGTGGAGAGGAAGGATGTGAGAATCCTGATGTTGGAGCTAGTGATGGAGGTGCTTCTATTGTTTCTACCAAGAAAGGAAAATCCAGTAAAAGGAGTAATGTCCCAGTGAACAATCTCATTCTGGATGTAGATTCAAAACATCTTTCTCGAGAGAAGAAAAAGCACAAGAAGGAAAAAGATTTCTCCTTTAAGGAATCACTTCTTGAGGCTCCTGCAGCACGAAATAAATTTGAAAGGCCTGTCCATGACAAGGAGACATCAGAGCTGGAAAATGTCCCTCCAGGAACTAATTCTCAGGAGAAACATTTGGCTTTTTCAGTGGAATTATCTGGTAAGCTACCCCAAGGTGACTCCTCATTTCCAGAAAATCTGACTGAtgataaaaggaaaaagaaaaagagaaaaaggtcaTCCAAGTCTCACAATGAAGTTGAGTCAGCTGTTCCATCCAATAATGGTGATACTAGTTTATCACACTGTATGGAAGAACCACATACCAAAATTGGGCCATCTGATAACTCAGTGGATGTAAGTGGTGATGTTGTTCCAGTAGGTGAACAAGCTATTAAAGGTAATGCTGAGGAGGTAGGCGTGAGCAACTATGAAAGTCTGACTAAAGAACCTGATGTTGCAGTCCACATTGAAGAAGCTACAGAGAATGTCACTGAAGAGAACCATGAAGATCCTCTTGATCATAGCCATAAGGAACAGGGTGAGGAGCCTAATGTTCTAGAAGGTTCTGCATCACTTACAAATCCTGTAGAAGTGGGTCCTGAAGTTCGAACTAACTCGTTTTGCAGCAGGAAAAAGTCCAAGAATGAATTACCAAAGAACACAGCAAGCAAGTTTGATCCTTCTTATCCTTCAGAACATGTGAATAAAAAGAATCCTTATGAAGCATCTGGAGACAACTGTAGAGATCTGCATGAAGGGTCAGATGCAGCAACCATTTTAAACAAATTTGGGGATCCTAACAAGGTTGCAAATTTAGATATTGAAGTTCCTTCTGGCACCAATAGTAGAAGCTCACATCATCAGAGGAAAAAGAATACAAAGAAAGCTGAACTGACCAATCTGCAACCTAATAAAAATGGGATTGCTCATCTTTCAGGTGATCAAGTTACTGAAGAGAACTATAAAG AGATCATGGACCACCATAGAGAACCTGGTAAAGAAGATGAGGGAGCAACTATTC AGGAGGTTGTCACTCTCGAAAATTCTGCTGTAGTGAATTCTGGTATGCTTTCTAATATTGGTGGCAGAAAATCAAAACGTAAAAGCAAAAGATCAGCAAAATCCAAATTTCAAAATCATGAGTTCATCCAACAAGAATCTGCCAACTCTCTAGGGAAAGAACCTTTggaagagaagcccaaagaaacATTGGAAACCAACcataaagatttgggtgaagaatCTAAGCCAATGACTGGTCATGGAGAACCTGCAGTTCTTGGAAGTCCTTCAAAAGTAGATTTAGTCATTCATTCAAATAACAATGATAAAATCACACGTCACCGCAAGAAAAAGTTAGCCAAAGCAGAACATTTTTACAACACATCCAGCAATCATGATCTCTCTGCAGGGGATCAGAGTACTCGAGAGAATTTTGAAAAAGCATTCAGAACTACTAATGCAGAATCAGGTAATACATCTAATGCTGTGATGTTTGCTCAAGATGCTTTCCATAATATATCTCCTGGAAATATTTCTGAACTAGATTCAACTGGATGGTTGAATGATTCATCTAACAAGCGTGAAACTGCCCACCATTCAGCAAAAACTATAACAGAAGATAACAGAAAGGAATCGTTGGGAAATACTGATGAGAATTCTGTTCAAGTAAATGAAAAGATGGATCTTTCCAAGTCAGGTAGTGGCAACACTAACTTCGATTCTTTTCTCCCTAAAGTCATCACACATGAATCTGTTCTTTCTGCAACAGAGCTTCCATTAAAGGAGACTGAAACTGGGAAATTACAAAAGGATAAAggtaaaaggaaaagaaagttaAACATGCATCCACAAGATTCCGTTGCTGATATGGTAAAGCCTTTAAGCTCAAACGAGCAGCACATGCATAAAAGTAAATACCAAGATGCTGATCCTGGTAATCATATTCTGACTGATTCTATAGCACAGCTCCCAAAAAAGGAAATTGAAACTAAAACAACACATGATGAAAAACCTCGAGAGAGGTCAAGTAAATCAAATATGAATTTTGGTGATACGTCTTCTATTTTGACGCCACCACAAAACTCAGATGATGATAGCAGGCCTGAAAAGAAGCTTCTGGAGTACAAATCTGATACTTCTCATCAGGCATCCTTGT AGGATGAGAAAAGCAAGCATGTGCATCACCCCAAAGAAAAGACCTCTGCTTCTGGCAGTAAGTTTAAATCTCATGACAGTGTGCACTCAACAGATGAAGTCCCATTACCTGGGAAGATGAATGCTGTCATCAAAGGTGATGTTGTAGGTGCACCTGCTACTCAGAGTGATAGTGCTGATGTTTCTTGTAAGGGCACAGAGGCTGATCTGGCGGCATCTAGTGACAGCACTGAAGATACACCACATCAAACTAAGCGATATAGAGTTGCAGTTAGGAAGGTTCCAAGTAAAAGATTTGGAAAGGTTCTTAATCATTCTAAAGAAGAAAAGCCCTCGTTAGCTACTCCTTGTGCTATCTTTGATGATGCCACAAGTGAAAGTACTGATGATAAGTTTGTGATTAGCAACAGAGGAGATCATATGAAAGCAATCTCAGATAATTCATCTACATCTGCCGACTCAGATGGGGACCTTGAAGAAACAGAGACTACAG GAATTAAACCTGCTGCATATGGTAAAAAAGATCGTGGAATTGATGATGGGGGCATCGTTTTGTCACA ATCGAAGGCATCCAAAAAGAATGTGCCTTTAGGTACGATCCTGAGAAGTTCAAGCAGCTACAAGAAGGCGAAACTTTTGGCATCTCAATCACAAGCTGAGGACTCTGAAAGCCAGCCTGTTGATATAGTCCTCGAAACTCAACCTGACTATACGACTACATAA